Within the Salvia hispanica cultivar TCC Black 2014 chromosome 4, UniMelb_Shisp_WGS_1.0, whole genome shotgun sequence genome, the region TCTCAACGCTCGGCATACACatattacatatttacattCGTCCAAAAACCAAACAATAGACTATAATAGAAATTCCAACGGCTTTGTCTAACCATTAGgatttagaatttattataattctaTTTCTATAATTTCAGTTTAAAACGTCACGAATTGCACATAGTGCCAACCTAAATCAATTTCACATCCACATATCATTAAACTTTCTTGATAGAAGCCCTCTTTTATACGTGCACGTAGTTCATTTCAATAATTCTGAATAAAAGTGTATACAAATATTTCCCTTGTAATGAATCATTTGTcacaaataatactaatactatgTATCTAATTACATCCCCTCAGTAAAAACCAAACCAATTAGGCCGACCCGACCCGAATTCACTCAATTGATACGGATCCAAATCCCCTCACTCGGAATATCTCTATGGACCACGAACAAAAGATAGTACCCAGCCGGTGCAAGATTGCCCGAACCCGGCATTCCAACCCGAATTCGATAAGTGGATATTCCGACCGGAGTCACATCCCCACGGTCAAGGACTAGTAATCTTTGACTCATCGAGAACGAGTGAGTCGCAAACGACGGCGCAATCATCGTCACCGTGATCGAGCCTCTGTCTAGCCGGCCCGGAGGGATGCTGAACCGGACCGTAACCTGTTGCCCGTATCCGAATACGGATTCAGATACGGGCGTAATGATCCTCGGCCGCAGATACGCGAACCGAGGGTCCAAATACGGCGGTGAAAACGATTCGAGAGTTAAATCCGTCGGGAATTTTACGTtagtaaaattataatatatgtgAGGATTGCTTCCACCAACGAGGACTCGACCGTCGCGAAGTAATACCGCAGCAGAGTGGTACATTCTAGGGGTCGATGTCGGGTTTTGGACCTCGAACCTTGACCCGGATGGCTTATTCGGGTAGTATAAAACCGGCGATAAAACCGGGTTTCGGCCCATTTCCCACCCGGCCGTGCCTAAACCCGCCCCGTTGATAATTAAAACATTGCCATCTGGCAGAAGCAACATGTCACCCATGACCCGACCCAGGGGCATGGTCTCCATGACCCATTGGGGATTCGGGTCGTTTATCCGGATCCTCCCGCACGTGTCAAGCGCCTTTACAAAATCACCATTGTTTGCTCTGATAAACGCTCCCTTCGGCGCGCCGCCGCACACCATCACCTCGGCTCCGGTTCTGCTCCCCAGCGGGAGCAGAACCGCGGAGCCTGTGCTCGGGTAGTTCCTCGGGTCCCCGCCCGGGACGGTCGGGTACGTCCGTACCACTCCCGAGCTCGCGTGATCGAACAGTATCGCTCGGTTGTTGGCGAAGATGAACAAATTCCCGTCCGTGTTCAGGAACACGAATGGGTACAGGTTGTTCTCGAGGCGAGGGTCGTTCGTCTGGACGAGGAAGGGGAGGTTGTAGGAGGTATCGGATTTCTTCGGGTAGAACTCGTAGTTGAACTGCCTCCGGCCGCCAACGATGATCTGGCGGCCGTCCGGGAGGATTTGGCTGGTGGCGTACCACCTACGCTGGGAGAGCCCGTTTCTGAGCTCCTCCCAGTCGCAGTCCGGGCAGGGGCTATAGGTGCGGACGGCATGATCGCCGTCGTTATAGCCCCCTGCCTGGACCAGGGAGCCGTCCGGGGAGACGGCTCCCGAGGAGCACCAGACGTCCGTGAGGACGGTCAGGGGGCGGATGGAGTTGGCTGCCACGTCATACTCGACCGAGTGCGCGGTGCAGTCGACTGGGAGGGCCTTGTCGTCCGGGTCATGGCGGCACCGGCCGTTCGGGAGGGAGATGTTCGAGGGGCCGAAGTCGGTCCGGTCGAACATGACCACGCGGTCCGTGTGAAGGAGCTGCATGTGCATGGCTGAGATTCCGACATTGGAGAGGAGCAAGTCCCACTTGCCGCCCACGCCGCCTGCGGCGGCGTGGGCAGGCAGAAGGAGGAGAAAGAGGAGGAGGCAAAGAATAAGAGGTGAAGTCATGTTTGGCTTTGGTGAGTCCGTGATTAGATTATAGAGAAGTGGTGGTGAGAATTGTGGTCACGggctttatatatatatatatatatatctcttGATGAAAGAGAAACGCGTGTgggaattaatttttttttttattactactattttacttcacattttcGGTACGCATTTTCGGTACGATACAATATCTGCAGCAACAGCTATTTGTGGAGAAAGGACATGGGGGAATAAAGGAAGTTGATCACTGAGTTTTTCTTTTGTGTATGTTCTTGGCAATATTAGGAgagttttgaatgaatatgtGCACGTGGAGGCCCTATAAAAGTCTGGTTTGTGACAATATTGAAGATGGAGATGAATAAAAATCTATGGagtttttgatattattgGATGAAAATTGGCATGCAATGGAAGTATTGCtttaatacaataataaaaaggtGTTCTTTTTGTCTGTGTATGGATTCTGTTATGTGTGTATTGctgatttttattgaataaaatgtcaGCATGAAATATACAGGTATCTGACATgtgatatggagtatataattatttcagCTGTTAATTAGTTTCAGAGTATAAtcttctattaatttaaaattttaattatattacaaaAAGTGAGGGGAAATATGGTGATACATGGGCACAGTCAAAATTCTATTAAGAACAGTAAATATGGGTACTAATCAGGtcttattgaattaattaagagaACAAAAAGTActgcaaatttaaaattttcaggtCAAACTATGAAGAATTTCAAGCTGGTCATGTCACAATGAATCTACtattattacattttattGCACCATAATAATCGGTCTCATCATAATTATAGCTATTAACatgtgtatttattttcccccttttttgaAGCGAAACCGTTGCAATTTTTTTCAAGGAAAACGAGCAAAATCCGGAGAATATATAAGCTACTAATGGTCTTTAACTATGAcaagtactctctccgtccgcgaataagagtttcgtttttctttttttcattttagtctgtctgCGAATAAGAgccccggttcacttttaccataaattgGTACTCTTCCAACCTTCCACTAATTCatcccactcacatttcattttaaaactaatatatacaagtgggacccctattccactaacttttttccacccacttttcttaacatttcttaaaactcgcacCGCCCATGagtgagactcctaatggcggacggagggagtaattaaattatgaaggaGCCAATGATAGGTTGAGAGTCAACTAGGGCTGACAAAGAGTAGAAACATGTAATCGTCGTTCATTTCATAACATTTAACCATTCAATTTGGCCGTGGGTGTCTCATTTGGATGTCTCGTTTCGTAATTCACgacttaaaattaaatttcaatacattacattacaaatatttcaacGCTGTCTTGTGGTGTGCGGATCGAATTAAATTTCTATACattacaaatatttcaacGCGTCTTGTGGTGTGTGGATCAACTAATGAAACGAATGAAgtgttacattttttttatttcctttaaaACACCCTCTTTTAACCTAGCTTCAATTGAGGGtcttcttcactttttaccCACATTATATTCATAAAGCCGACAACCTAGCTCATCAATCCAAACAGTAGAATTTCACGAGATTAAAAAGGTTTAACTAATATTAGGAAACAATTTTGGAAGATAATGTTGTGTGATCACATGGAGATAGGTTGTTGTTCCAGCAAGAATTCAGATTCTGTTGCTTTAATATTAGCTGATTTTATCGACTGTCGATCCAAATATGTCTTATTATTACTGGGTTTGGGCACAATAGGTCGGAATCATGCAAAGAATATGTGCTAAGCATAGATCTAATGctcactatatatatacaaaatttccTGCCacatatttcttattttaggaGACATAAAGAAATATGTCTTGCTTCTGTGGAAGTTCTTTGTCATCATCTCTTTATGATTACTATAACATGCGATTGTAGATCCTATGCATAAAAGAACaaactttattatatatatacaaaggggcatgttagggtgccaccaccccttaaaataacaccataccactatttctagccaatcatttgtacacgtggatcgaataataagctgccacgtggcaaaaaaaaaatctggaaaaagACGGGCAGTAATATGTTGTCTTTGTACAACAATATTTCTTAAACAGCAATATCCGaccactatacaacaatctatagattgttgtgtagtgtttgtaatattgctgtgtagcgtttataatattgatgtATAAGCATTGTCAcgttgttattttaagaggggttgtcattttaacacaaacctatagacaaatatatattatttaaagtgatatatattattcaaatggttagatttttttggattttcacATGTATTTCTAAGTTCCACCGTCTGCCTTCCCCAATTATAGAAACTGAGAAGGAAGATTGATTTATAGTCAAATAACGGCTCTGTCGTCAACAGTTTTAATGGGGTCAGATAAGAATGAAGAATTATAAGTTGAAATATTGATGGagcattatattaaattaccaATCATGTGAGACAATATTGGAGTAAATAGTGTAAATATTGATGGGACATTATTGATTGTGTGATGCAATATTTGACTTAGTGATCCCTTTAATTTTTCTCGCAATATATATTAAAggagaaattattaattggccgaaattagattaaatataataagcTGTATATTGGAAATTTACAGTCATCTATCAATagattattattcaaatttgcaGCCATATTCTTAGTTACGAGTTGCACTAAACCAACCATAATAATTGTGAGCAACATGATGTAACTATTTTGATAACTCTTTCAATATTGTATAGATTTGTATAGCTTTGTAGTAACCTAATGTCTCATGCACAAGAAAAGTATTCCCTGAGATTATTCACCTGAAAAAGAAGTTACACAAGTCATCCCTATTTCCAAAGCTGGTTTAAAATCATGTGATCTAGTTACagtatactagtaatattttttatcagAATATATTAGAATTTCACCCTAATTTTGCAATAGAAAATGTATTTGTTAAGTATTTTGAGGTGACTTGTCACACAAATCTTGAGGAATGCACCAATCAAACACATTAAAGTTCTCCTCCCATCTGCAAATTAAAGCCCAATGGAGGAGTCTTCCCCAATTTCTCACCAACAAAATTCAAGACTTTATTTTCAATGGAAATAGTACTATACtgaattacattttaattatatgctTAGCATACTAACCAACATA harbors:
- the LOC125219744 gene encoding aldehyde oxidase GLOX-like, which produces MHMQLLHTDRVVMFDRTDFGPSNISLPNGRCRHDPDDKALPVDCTAHSVEYDVAANSIRPLTVLTDVWCSSGAVSPDGSLVQAGGYNDGDHAVRTYSPCPDCDWEELRNGLSQRRWYATSQILPDGRQIIVGGRRQFNYEFYPKKSDTSYNLPFLVQTNDPRLENNLYPFVFLNTDGNLFIFANNRAILFDHASSGVVRTYPTVPGGDPRNYPSTGSAVLLPLGSRTGAEVMVCGGAPKGAFIRANNGDFVKALDTCGRIRINDPNPQWVMETMPLGRVMGDMLLLPDGNVLIINGAGLGTAGWEMGRNPVLSPVLYYPNKPSGSRFEVQNPTSTPRMYHSAAVLLRDGRVLVGGSNPHIYYNFTNVKFPTDLTLESFSPPYLDPRFAYLRPRIITPVSESVFGYGQQVTVRFSIPPGRLDRGSITVTMIAPSFATHSFSMSQRLLVLDRGDVTPVGISTYRIRVGMPGSGNLAPAGYYLLFVVHRDIPSEGIWIRIN